TTCGGCCGCTCGCGTCAGGATCTTCTCGGTGAACTCGGGCGCGTAGTCGGTCTTGAAGCCGGGCATCTCCTCCGGATCGTTCCACGCCAGCAGGAAGCCGCGCGCCTCGGGGCGGAAGTGGAAGCCGTTGGACATGTCGATGATCATCGGCGCGGAGTGCGGGAAGCCATCGAACGGCTCGGTGGGGACGAGCATGCGCCGCAGCGGCTCGATGGGCAGCGCCACGCCCGCCAGCTTCGCGACCCCGGCGGCCCACGCGCCGGCGGCGTTGACGACGATGGGAGCCGACACGTCTTCCTTCGTGGTGCGCACGCCCTGGATCCGCCCGGCGCCCTTCCCGTTGGTCCGCTCGATCGCCGTGACCTCGCAGGAGCGCGCGATCTGCGCGCCGTGGTCCACGGCCCACTGCGTGAAGCCGACCATCGCGCTGTAGGGGTCGACGAATCCGTCGGTGGGGCAGAAGGCGCCGCCGAGCACGTCGTCGGCGCGCAGCTGCGGGTAGAGCGCGCGCACCTCGTCGCCCGTGACCATGCGCGCTTCCTTCAGGCCGAGCCGCTTCTGCGTCTGCTGGTTCTTCGTGAGGTAGTCGAGGTGCTTGGCCGAGGTCGCGAGGAACAGGTAGCCCTGCGGGCGGTAGTCGCACGGGTGGCCCAGGCGCTCATCGAACTCCGCGTAGAACGGGATCGAATAGAGCGACATCTGGATGTTGACCGGCGTGGAGAACTGCGCGCGCACGCCGCCCATCGACTTCCCCGTCGACCCCTTGCCTTGCGACGACTCGCGCTCCAGGATGAGGACGTTGCGGCATCCCGCGGCGGCGAGGTGGTACGCGATGCTCGCGCCCACGATGCCCCCGCCGATGATGACCACGTCCGCGGTGCGCATGGTCATCGATCCAGCTCAGCGAGCGCGCGCATGAAGCGATCGTTGGCAGCCTTCACGCGCTGTTGCAGGCGGCGGTACTCTTCGCGGTCGATGGTCTTCCCACGCGCCCGCTCCAGGTAGCCGAGCAGCGCGTCTTTCGCGTGGTTCATGCGCTCTTCGGCCTTGCTCACGTCTTCGATGGTGCTCATCGCAAGAGTCCTTGGTG
The window above is part of the Terriglobales bacterium genome. Proteins encoded here:
- a CDS encoding FAD-dependent oxidoreductase, whose protein sequence is MTMRTADVVIIGGGIVGASIAYHLAAAGCRNVLILERESSQGKGSTGKSMGGVRAQFSTPVNIQMSLYSIPFYAEFDERLGHPCDYRPQGYLFLATSAKHLDYLTKNQQTQKRLGLKEARMVTGDEVRALYPQLRADDVLGGAFCPTDGFVDPYSAMVGFTQWAVDHGAQIARSCEVTAIERTNGKGAGRIQGVRTTKEDVSAPIVVNAAGAWAAGVAKLAGVALPIEPLRRMLVPTEPFDGFPHSAPMIIDMSNGFHFRPEARGFLLAWNDPEEMPGFKTDYAPEFTEKILTRAAERVPVFADVPVNPKRAWAGLYEVSPDHHSVLGESEEVKGLFFANGFSGHGVMHAPATGKILSDLILTGTTDVIEQRVLRPGRFAAGELIHETAIL